The Streptomyces sp. P9-A4 genome contains a region encoding:
- a CDS encoding sensor histidine kinase: MRFPLPRPRSLAGQLFAMQVVLVAVVVAGCAVFAYVTDRAQAEETARRQATATAAAVADSPSVVAAARSADPTAALQPYAESLRRHAGVAFVVIMAPDGTRWTHPEPEQIGRTYLGHIEQARAGRLYSETHLGILGPSVRTVAPVLDGDGRVVALVSAGITIDKISEQVREQVTALLGMAGVALALGGAGTYVVNARLRRHTHGMNATELSRMHDYHEAALHAVREGLVMLDGQRRIALINDGARELLGLDEGAVGRPATGLGLPAPLTGALLSSEPRVDETHLTADRVLVVNTRPVVGGERRGTVVTLRDRTELQTLSGELDSERGFTEALRSQAHEAANRLHTVVSLIELGRVAEAVEFATAELELAQALTDRVVDAVGEPVLAALLLGKAAQANERGVELVLTEDSRIDDGLVPATLPSRDLVTILGNLIDNAVEAAGGTPHARVTVTVAARTGDGELLLRVGDSGPGVRPADRDAVLGRGWTTRGPGRGLGLALVGQAVSRASGTLDVTDAAEGGAEFTVRLPLAGTAPAPAPAPAQAHAHAHAHAVVGPRPGARPTRTPSTDNPTTEVSA; the protein is encoded by the coding sequence ATGCGTTTCCCCCTCCCCCGCCCCCGCAGCCTGGCCGGCCAGCTCTTCGCGATGCAGGTCGTGCTGGTGGCCGTCGTCGTGGCGGGGTGCGCGGTCTTCGCGTACGTCACGGACCGGGCGCAGGCCGAGGAGACCGCGCGGCGGCAGGCGACGGCGACCGCCGCCGCCGTCGCCGACTCCCCTTCGGTGGTCGCCGCGGCCCGCTCCGCCGACCCGACGGCGGCCCTCCAGCCGTACGCCGAGTCGCTGCGCCGCCACGCGGGCGTGGCGTTCGTGGTGATCATGGCCCCGGACGGCACCCGCTGGACGCACCCCGAGCCGGAGCAGATCGGCCGGACGTACCTCGGGCACATCGAGCAGGCGCGGGCCGGCCGGCTGTACTCCGAGACCCACCTGGGGATCCTCGGTCCCTCCGTACGGACGGTGGCGCCGGTCCTCGACGGCGACGGCCGGGTGGTCGCGCTGGTCAGCGCGGGCATCACCATCGACAAGATCAGCGAGCAGGTACGCGAGCAGGTCACCGCCCTGCTCGGCATGGCGGGCGTGGCGCTGGCGCTCGGCGGCGCGGGCACGTACGTGGTCAACGCGCGGCTGCGCCGCCATACGCACGGGATGAACGCGACGGAGCTGAGCCGGATGCACGACTACCACGAGGCCGCGCTGCACGCGGTGCGCGAGGGGCTCGTGATGCTCGACGGGCAGCGGCGGATCGCCCTCATCAACGACGGCGCGCGGGAGCTGCTCGGCCTGGACGAGGGGGCCGTCGGCCGGCCGGCGACCGGACTCGGCCTGCCCGCGCCGCTGACGGGCGCGCTGCTGTCCTCGGAGCCGCGCGTCGACGAGACGCATCTGACCGCCGACCGGGTCCTCGTCGTCAACACCCGCCCGGTGGTGGGCGGGGAGCGGCGCGGCACCGTCGTCACGCTCCGGGACCGCACCGAGCTGCAGACGCTGTCCGGCGAGCTGGACTCGGAGCGGGGGTTCACGGAGGCGCTCCGCTCGCAGGCCCACGAGGCGGCGAACCGGCTGCACACCGTGGTGTCGCTCATCGAGCTGGGCCGGGTGGCGGAGGCGGTGGAGTTCGCGACGGCGGAACTGGAGCTCGCCCAGGCGCTGACCGACCGGGTCGTCGACGCCGTGGGCGAACCGGTGCTCGCGGCGCTGCTGCTCGGGAAGGCGGCGCAGGCCAACGAGCGGGGTGTGGAGCTGGTCCTCACCGAGGACAGCCGGATCGACGACGGCCTGGTCCCCGCGACGCTGCCGTCCCGTGACCTGGTGACGATCCTGGGCAATCTGATCGACAACGCCGTGGAGGCGGCGGGCGGCACCCCGCACGCGCGGGTGACGGTCACCGTGGCGGCCCGGACGGGCGACGGCGAGCTGCTGCTCCGGGTCGGCGACAGCGGCCCCGGCGTCCGCCCGGCCGACCGCGACGCGGTCCTGGGCCGCGGCTGGACCACCCGGGGCCCCGGCCGGGGCCTCGGCCTGGCCCTGGTCGGCCAGGCGGTCTCCCGCGCGTCGGGCACGCTGGACGTGACGGACGCGGCGGAGGGCGGGGCGGAGTTCACGGTCCGGCTGCCGCTGGCGGGCACCGCACCGGCACCCGCGCCCGCACCCGCCCAGGCACACGCACACGCACACGCACACGCAGTCGTCGGCCCCCGCCCGGGCGCCCGCCCCACCCGTACCCCCAGCACCGACAACCCCACCACCGAGGTGTCCGCATGA